A portion of the Bacillota bacterium genome contains these proteins:
- a CDS encoding DUF3343 domain-containing protein, with amino-acid sequence MTQDLAYVTFPSTYWALRAERLLKEYGIPVTLRPVPRTMSSSCGICLEVEASSVQDVVAASTRLGLELEGICTKNGHSLLEQEEPH; translated from the coding sequence ATGACCCAGGATCTGGCCTATGTCACCTTCCCTTCGACCTATTGGGCTCTTAGGGCTGAAAGGCTTCTGAAGGAGTACGGGATTCCCGTGACCCTTAGGCCGGTACCTCGCACCATGAGTTCCAGCTGCGGCATTTGCCTGGAGGTAGAGGCTTCGTCAGTGCAAGATGTGGTGGCAGCCTCCACGCGACTCGGACTAGAACTGGAAGGGATCTGCACGAAGAACGGTCATTCCCTATTGGAACAAGAAGAACCTCACTGA
- a CDS encoding sulfurtransferase TusA family protein — protein MNARGLSCPQPVLLTMDALRKSQGKPVSVWVDTEVARDNVIRVATRKGFKVETRPEGDAYVIEIEGNDYQSCPGSLPPGQGL, from the coding sequence ATTAACGCCAGGGGACTTTCCTGCCCACAACCGGTACTCCTTACTATGGACGCGTTAAGAAAGAGCCAGGGTAAGCCCGTATCGGTTTGGGTCGATACGGAGGTCGCCAGGGACAACGTTATCCGGGTGGCCACCCGGAAGGGCTTCAAGGTTGAGACCCGGCCTGAGGGGGACGCCTACGTCATTGAGATTGAGGGAAATGACTATCAATCTTGTCCAGGGAGTCTTCCCCCTGGGCAGGGCCTGTAG
- a CDS encoding LysR family transcriptional regulator, whose translation MLEKFKTLVAVVQLRSFSRAAGILNLSQPAVSKQIASLQSQYGMQLFQQPVRQCVLTPAGEVLFRHALSVLEAYRNLQEAMGAIEHATPRTLMVGASTVPGQYILPLLVGPFMSRHPNVLVNITIHDTREVGSRLLHGEVDLALTGIPLNLPGVATHALFDDELVLIAPLCHALSTREQVCLQDIEGEVFIWREQGSATRQVLEDALGSAVSRLRRTLELGNTQAVVAAVEAGAGLAFVSRWAANRAKRAATLAVLPLDGLRVRRKIYGSYLGFSASGTLEEFLNFLLEAGARLDPDQETGQ comes from the coding sequence TTGCTGGAGAAGTTCAAGACCCTTGTTGCGGTGGTTCAGCTTAGGAGCTTCTCCCGCGCCGCCGGGATCCTCAACCTCTCCCAGCCCGCTGTCAGCAAGCAAATCGCCTCCCTGCAGTCCCAGTACGGGATGCAGTTGTTCCAGCAGCCAGTGAGGCAGTGCGTCCTGACGCCGGCCGGAGAGGTGCTCTTCCGGCATGCCCTGTCCGTTCTGGAGGCCTACCGCAACCTGCAAGAGGCCATGGGAGCCATAGAGCATGCCACTCCTCGGACCCTTATGGTGGGAGCCAGCACCGTCCCGGGCCAGTACATTCTCCCCCTCCTGGTGGGCCCCTTCATGTCTCGCCATCCTAACGTGCTTGTGAACATAACGATCCACGACACCCGGGAAGTGGGATCTAGGCTCTTGCACGGCGAGGTCGACCTCGCACTCACCGGCATCCCCCTAAACCTCCCTGGAGTTGCCACTCACGCGCTCTTCGATGATGAGCTTGTACTCATCGCACCCCTTTGCCATGCCCTCAGCACCAGGGAGCAAGTCTGCCTCCAAGACATTGAGGGGGAGGTATTCATCTGGAGGGAACAGGGCTCCGCGACCCGGCAGGTCCTTGAGGATGCGCTTGGATCTGCGGTGTCAAGGCTCCGGAGAACATTGGAACTGGGCAACACCCAGGCCGTAGTGGCCGCTGTGGAGGCCGGGGCGGGCCTCGCCTTCGTCTCCCGCTGGGCGGCCAACCGCGCGAAGCGGGCGGCCACCCTGGCCGTCCTGCCCCTGGACGGGCTCAGGGTTCGGCGCAAGATCTACGGTTCTTACCTCGGATTCTCCGCCTCAGGCACCCTGGAAGAGTTCCTCAACTTCCTGCTGGAGGCCGGGGCCAGGCTAGACCCCGACCAGGAGACTGGCCAATGA
- the fdnG gene encoding formate dehydrogenase-N subunit alpha — MKLSRRDFLKLSGATVAAASLANVGFSTRAHAAQPMKIHYAREYLTNCAFCSGGCGIIVHVKDGELVGLEGYPDHPVNEGGLCSKANSMVNLRNVYDRHGNRVLNPERATHVLYRAPKSDRWEEKSWEWALEEVAKRVKATRDATFETKDSNGVTVNRTFGIGHLGSAAIDNEENYLMHKIMRALGVVNLDHHARLUHSSTVAGLAATFGRGAMTNHWVDYRNADVIMAIGANTAENHPISMHWVSASRDKGGKFINIDPRFTRTSAVADIYAPLRPGTDIAFLGGLIFYALENGLYDEEYVSNFTNATYLINPDFSFQDGMFSGAVGPGPDKVKYDKSTWSYQKDEEGNVLKDPTMQDPNCAWQLMKKHFSRYDVKTVCSITGCPEDAYLKVAQTYCGTGRRGKVGTILYAMGITQHTHGSQNVRAIAILQMILGNIGLAGGGVNAQRGESNVQGSTDMAMLFHLLPGYLGMPKASAHPALKDYNEKETPKTGYWSNKPKFLTSQLKAFWGDAATAANDFCYDYLPKLDDRNHSHIAIFEQMEDGEIKGFFMWGQNPAVGGPNAVAERKALAKLDWMVAIDIVETESASFWYKDPDVDSSTIDTEVFLLPAAISYEKEGSISNSGRWIQWRYKALEPPGEARSDLWIADKIFKTIRNLYQAENGAFPDPILKMNWDYGGGDWEEPDIQKVALEINGMNWATKQPLLNFTQLAADGSTACGCWIYSGYYNNTEKPACKSRVREKEGIGLHPGWSFAWPLNRRILYNRCSSDASGKPWDPRAPVIWWNGEKWVTPDVPDFAWRTADGTHVTPEESAQRPFIMLPELQGLLFSNRLAEGPFPEHYEPVESPYRNALSKTQINPAIVIWRPEEMAEVGSAEYPHVGTTYRVTEHWQSGIMTRNCPWLNEMMPNMFVEISLGLAAQVGAGNGDEVIISTKRGEIKAVACVTPRMKPLMVAGREVEIVGLPWHWGYAGMSNGAIANDLTPYVGDANTTIPEYKAFLCNVRRVS; from the coding sequence ATGAAACTGTCCCGCCGAGATTTCCTGAAGCTCTCGGGCGCCACAGTGGCTGCTGCCAGCCTGGCGAACGTTGGCTTCAGCACTCGGGCTCACGCTGCTCAGCCCATGAAGATCCACTATGCCAGGGAGTACCTGACCAACTGCGCGTTCTGTTCAGGCGGCTGTGGCATCATCGTCCATGTCAAGGACGGGGAGCTTGTGGGCTTGGAGGGCTATCCTGACCACCCGGTTAACGAGGGGGGCCTTTGTTCGAAGGCCAACTCCATGGTGAACCTGAGGAACGTGTATGACCGCCATGGAAACAGGGTTCTTAACCCGGAGAGGGCGACCCATGTCCTTTACCGGGCGCCCAAGAGTGACAGGTGGGAGGAGAAGAGCTGGGAGTGGGCCTTGGAGGAGGTCGCCAAGAGGGTAAAGGCAACCCGTGATGCCACCTTCGAGACCAAGGATTCCAACGGCGTGACCGTCAACAGGACCTTCGGCATTGGGCACCTGGGAAGCGCTGCCATCGACAACGAAGAGAACTACCTCATGCACAAGATAATGAGAGCCCTCGGCGTGGTGAACTTGGATCACCACGCCCGCCTGTGACACTCCTCCACCGTGGCCGGTCTGGCCGCGACATTCGGTAGAGGAGCCATGACAAACCACTGGGTGGACTACCGCAACGCCGATGTCATAATGGCCATCGGGGCCAACACCGCGGAGAACCACCCCATCTCCATGCACTGGGTGAGCGCCAGCCGTGACAAGGGCGGCAAGTTTATAAACATTGACCCCAGGTTCACCAGGACTTCGGCGGTGGCCGATATCTACGCCCCACTGAGGCCTGGCACGGACATCGCATTCCTGGGGGGCCTTATATTCTACGCCCTGGAAAACGGCCTCTATGACGAGGAATATGTCTCGAACTTCACCAACGCTACGTATCTTATCAACCCGGACTTCTCATTCCAGGACGGCATGTTCTCCGGAGCAGTGGGACCCGGGCCTGACAAGGTCAAGTACGACAAGTCCACCTGGTCCTACCAGAAGGATGAAGAGGGCAACGTGCTCAAGGATCCCACGATGCAGGACCCGAACTGCGCGTGGCAGCTCATGAAGAAGCACTTTTCCCGCTATGATGTAAAGACCGTGTGCTCGATAACGGGTTGCCCTGAGGATGCCTACCTCAAGGTAGCTCAGACCTACTGTGGCACCGGGCGCAGGGGCAAGGTTGGAACCATCCTCTACGCGATGGGGATCACCCAGCATACCCATGGGTCCCAGAACGTCCGGGCCATCGCCATACTCCAGATGATCCTGGGTAACATCGGGTTGGCCGGAGGCGGCGTAAACGCGCAGCGCGGTGAATCCAACGTGCAGGGCTCAACGGACATGGCCATGCTGTTCCACCTTCTCCCAGGTTACCTCGGGATGCCCAAGGCCTCGGCGCACCCGGCTCTCAAGGACTATAACGAGAAGGAGACGCCGAAGACTGGCTACTGGTCCAACAAGCCCAAGTTCCTCACCAGCCAGCTCAAGGCTTTCTGGGGTGACGCTGCCACGGCAGCCAATGATTTTTGCTATGACTACCTCCCGAAGCTGGATGACCGGAATCACTCCCACATAGCTATCTTCGAGCAGATGGAGGATGGCGAGATCAAGGGCTTCTTCATGTGGGGCCAGAACCCGGCTGTGGGAGGGCCCAATGCCGTGGCGGAGCGCAAGGCCCTGGCGAAGCTGGACTGGATGGTGGCCATAGACATCGTGGAGACGGAGAGCGCGTCCTTCTGGTACAAGGACCCGGACGTGGACTCGTCGACAATAGATACCGAGGTGTTCTTACTCCCCGCTGCCATCTCCTACGAGAAGGAAGGGAGCATCTCCAACAGCGGCCGCTGGATACAGTGGCGCTACAAGGCACTGGAACCGCCAGGGGAGGCCAGGTCCGATCTGTGGATCGCGGACAAGATCTTCAAGACGATACGCAATCTCTACCAGGCAGAGAACGGCGCGTTCCCTGACCCCATCCTCAAGATGAACTGGGACTACGGCGGGGGAGACTGGGAGGAGCCTGACATCCAGAAGGTAGCCCTGGAAATCAACGGTATGAACTGGGCGACCAAGCAACCGCTGCTCAATTTCACACAGCTGGCTGCCGACGGGTCCACAGCCTGTGGCTGCTGGATATACTCGGGCTACTACAACAACACAGAGAAACCTGCGTGCAAATCAAGGGTGCGGGAGAAGGAAGGCATAGGGCTCCACCCGGGATGGTCCTTCGCCTGGCCTCTTAACCGCAGGATCCTCTACAACAGGTGTTCGTCGGATGCCAGCGGGAAGCCGTGGGATCCCAGGGCGCCCGTCATTTGGTGGAACGGGGAAAAGTGGGTTACCCCGGACGTGCCCGACTTCGCTTGGAGGACCGCGGATGGCACCCACGTGACCCCAGAGGAATCGGCGCAGCGGCCCTTCATCATGCTGCCTGAGCTCCAGGGGCTCCTGTTCTCGAACCGGCTGGCTGAGGGTCCCTTCCCCGAGCACTACGAGCCGGTGGAAAGCCCCTATAGGAACGCGCTTTCCAAGACCCAGATCAACCCGGCCATAGTCATCTGGAGACCAGAGGAGATGGCTGAGGTAGGCAGTGCCGAGTACCCGCACGTCGGCACAACCTACAGGGTCACGGAGCACTGGCAGTCTGGCATCATGACCCGGAACTGCCCGTGGCTTAACGAAATGATGCCTAACATGTTCGTGGAGATAAGCCTTGGTTTAGCGGCCCAGGTGGGCGCCGGCAACGGAGACGAGGTTATCATCTCCACCAAGCGCGGGGAGATAAAGGCCGTGGCCTGCGTCACGCCTCGCATGAAGCCCTTGATGGTGGCAGGCAGGGAAGTTGAGATCGTAGGACTGCCCTGGCATTGGGGTTACGCCGGCATGTCCAACGGAGCCATAGCCAATGACCTCACACCGTACGTGGGAGACGCCAATACTACCATCCCCGAGTACAAGGCGTTCTTGTGCAACGTAAGGAGGGTGAGTTAG
- a CDS encoding 4Fe-4S dicluster domain-containing protein has translation MRATMLVDTTRCIACRGCQAACKNWNGLPAENTKFTGYYENPPRYTPTTWTRVTMREYEREDGSIQWLFGKLQCLHCANASCVMVCPTGALHHTPEGTVLVDPKKCIGCNYCVGACPFGVAQLDTIKGVMRKCTFCYDRITNGLTPMCVKTCPTGAIWYGDRVEMVAKAYAIVDGLKAKGISGARVYGPDIVGGTGTVYVLTDLPSKYGLPDEPEIPVFSRVWNVLFGPLRALAVAGLALGLLANRIKVKDFSKE, from the coding sequence ATGAGGGCTACAATGCTGGTGGACACCACCCGGTGCATAGCCTGCCGTGGCTGCCAGGCGGCCTGCAAGAACTGGAACGGGCTCCCAGCTGAGAATACCAAGTTCACCGGGTACTACGAGAACCCTCCAAGGTACACGCCCACCACGTGGACCCGGGTCACCATGAGGGAGTACGAGAGGGAAGACGGGTCTATACAGTGGCTCTTCGGAAAACTGCAGTGCCTTCACTGCGCCAATGCCTCCTGCGTGATGGTGTGCCCCACTGGGGCCCTGCATCACACGCCTGAGGGCACAGTCCTGGTGGATCCGAAGAAGTGCATTGGGTGCAACTACTGTGTGGGAGCGTGCCCCTTTGGGGTGGCGCAGCTGGACACCATAAAGGGTGTCATGCGCAAGTGCACCTTCTGTTACGACCGGATAACAAACGGCCTGACACCAATGTGTGTCAAGACATGCCCCACTGGGGCCATATGGTATGGGGACAGGGTGGAAATGGTGGCCAAGGCCTACGCTATCGTAGATGGTCTGAAGGCCAAGGGCATCAGCGGCGCCCGGGTATACGGACCCGATATCGTGGGTGGCACCGGGACGGTGTATGTCCTCACAGACCTGCCGTCGAAGTACGGTTTGCCGGATGAACCGGAGATCCCAGTTTTCTCCCGGGTCTGGAACGTTCTGTTTGGCCCGTTAAGAGCCCTGGCTGTAGCTGGCTTGGCCCTGGGACTCCTGGCCAACAGGATCAAGGTGAAGGACTTCTCCAAGGAGTAG
- a CDS encoding glycerol-3-phosphate acyltransferase, giving the protein MRDVLSLALAYLLGTIPTAYFLSKAAGRDVRRVGSGNVGGTNVLRNVGLAAGILTVLVDTGKGALALYLARQLAGAPWVPFACMPLVIAGHNWIPWLAFKGGKGLAALAGAMLVLMPGALPPALVAMAVWTMTLKDAGMGAALTAASLPVIAWLSQGRDVLALLSGLAAGVLVFWKHLPDVKAYAEGRRQIL; this is encoded by the coding sequence ATGAGAGATGTCCTGTCACTGGCACTAGCATATCTCCTGGGGACCATCCCCACGGCCTACTTTCTGTCCAAGGCCGCGGGCAGGGACGTCCGCCGGGTCGGCTCCGGGAATGTGGGGGGAACCAATGTCCTGCGCAACGTGGGTTTGGCTGCAGGCATCCTCACAGTCCTGGTGGACACTGGCAAGGGAGCCTTGGCGCTGTACCTGGCAAGGCAGCTGGCAGGGGCGCCATGGGTGCCCTTCGCCTGCATGCCCCTCGTTATCGCCGGACACAACTGGATACCCTGGCTGGCCTTCAAAGGCGGCAAGGGCCTGGCCGCCCTGGCCGGGGCAATGCTCGTCCTCATGCCCGGGGCTCTCCCGCCCGCCCTGGTGGCCATGGCGGTGTGGACAATGACTCTCAAGGATGCGGGGATGGGCGCGGCTTTGACCGCAGCCAGCCTGCCTGTGATAGCCTGGCTCTCCCAGGGCAGGGATGTCCTGGCACTGCTATCAGGGCTGGCCGCAGGGGTTCTGGTCTTCTGGAAGCACCTTCCTGACGTCAAGGCCTACGCCGAGGGGCGGCGGCAGATCCTGTAG
- a CDS encoding aminotransferase class V-fold PLP-dependent enzyme has product MTIYLDNAATSWPKPAAVYRAVDSCLRHVGANPGRSGHTMSLEAARTVENTRGLLARLLGSEDPARLAFTLNATDALNMAIKGVTRLGDHVVLSQMDHNSVLRPLSALAQRGIVSLDVAHATPAGLVTASSVRACLRPSTRLVTLTHASNVAGTINPVEEIGEMLQDKGILFLLDAAQTAGVLPIDVSRMPVDLVAFSGHKGLLGPQGTGALYARPGLDLEPWREGGTGSQSDQPFQPYGMPERLEAGTPNTPGLAGLGAGLEYLLEAGVARLREGEIELTGLLVEHLRGIPGLRVLGTGRAQDSVGVVSFVVDAVDPADLGYILDQHYSIMARPGLHCAPWAHEALGTFPQGALRLSLGPFNTAEELKATRDAIAEAVKDARGF; this is encoded by the coding sequence TTGACGATATACCTGGACAATGCTGCTACTTCCTGGCCAAAACCCGCGGCTGTCTACCGGGCGGTAGACTCGTGCCTCCGCCATGTGGGAGCCAATCCTGGGCGCTCCGGTCACACCATGTCTCTGGAGGCTGCCCGCACGGTGGAGAACACCCGTGGTCTCCTGGCGCGTCTCCTGGGGTCAGAGGACCCCGCGCGCCTCGCATTCACGCTAAACGCCACCGACGCCCTGAACATGGCCATCAAGGGGGTGACCAGGCTTGGTGACCATGTGGTTTTATCCCAGATGGATCACAACTCGGTCCTGAGACCCCTTTCGGCACTGGCCCAGAGGGGCATAGTGTCCCTGGACGTCGCCCACGCAACACCCGCCGGCCTGGTTACCGCCAGCAGCGTGCGGGCATGTCTCAGGCCCAGTACGCGCCTGGTCACCCTAACCCACGCCTCCAACGTGGCCGGTACCATCAACCCGGTGGAGGAAATCGGGGAGATGCTTCAGGATAAAGGCATCCTGTTCCTCCTGGATGCCGCGCAGACGGCTGGGGTCCTCCCCATTGACGTGTCCAGGATGCCTGTGGATCTGGTGGCATTCAGCGGCCACAAGGGGCTCCTGGGGCCACAGGGCACAGGCGCCCTGTACGCTAGACCTGGGCTCGACCTTGAGCCATGGCGGGAGGGAGGCACTGGAAGCCAGTCTGACCAGCCATTCCAGCCGTACGGGATGCCGGAGCGCCTGGAGGCCGGAACCCCCAATACTCCTGGACTTGCCGGCCTCGGCGCCGGGCTCGAGTACCTTTTGGAGGCAGGCGTAGCCCGGCTGAGGGAAGGGGAGATTGAACTCACGGGGCTCCTCGTGGAACACCTGAGAGGCATCCCCGGTCTCCGGGTCCTGGGGACGGGAAGGGCTCAGGATAGCGTCGGTGTGGTCTCGTTTGTTGTCGATGCGGTGGACCCGGCAGACCTCGGCTACATCCTTGACCAGCACTACTCCATCATGGCCAGGCCCGGGCTCCACTGTGCCCCCTGGGCCCACGAGGCCCTAGGCACATTCCCCCAAGGCGCCCTCAGGCTCAGTCTAGGCCCCTTCAATACGGCTGAAGAACTCAAGGCCACGCGGGATGCCATAGCCGAGGCAGTCAAGGATGCCAGGGGTTTTTGA
- the dapB gene encoding 4-hydroxy-tetrahydrodipicolinate reductase yields the protein MNEPVRVAVSGAMGKMGQTIIKGLLAEKGLTLVAAIDPDFAGSSVMKGVSLEVAGNIAEVLGQSKAQVLIDFTRPDVGGKNALEAVKLSVRPVVGTTGIPEEEIAQVQEECGRRDLAAAFIPNFSLGILALKRCARQVAPLLPRAEVIEMHHDQKLDAPSGTAISISRHITTCTGQEVPIHSVRLPGLVAHHEVLFGALGQTLSLRHDTMSRDAFLPGLFLAVRRILEVTGVKRDMEELL from the coding sequence TTGAATGAACCGGTTCGCGTGGCGGTGAGCGGTGCCATGGGCAAGATGGGGCAAACCATCATCAAAGGCCTTCTGGCCGAAAAGGGATTGACTCTCGTAGCCGCGATAGACCCGGATTTCGCTGGCAGCAGTGTTATGAAGGGGGTGTCACTGGAGGTTGCCGGGAACATCGCGGAGGTCCTGGGCCAGAGCAAGGCTCAGGTTCTCATCGACTTCACTCGCCCAGACGTGGGGGGCAAGAATGCCCTTGAGGCTGTGAAGCTCTCGGTGAGGCCGGTGGTGGGGACCACAGGGATACCGGAGGAGGAAATAGCCCAAGTGCAGGAGGAGTGCGGGAGGCGCGACCTGGCGGCGGCCTTCATACCCAACTTCTCCTTGGGAATCCTTGCATTGAAACGGTGCGCCAGACAGGTGGCTCCCTTGCTTCCCCGGGCAGAGGTCATTGAGATGCATCATGACCAGAAACTGGACGCTCCCTCGGGGACGGCCATCAGCATCTCCAGGCATATTACGACCTGTACGGGCCAGGAGGTGCCCATCCACAGTGTGCGGCTGCCCGGGCTGGTGGCCCACCATGAGGTGTTGTTCGGGGCCCTGGGACAGACCCTCTCCCTGAGGCACGACACCATGAGCCGGGATGCCTTCCTGCCCGGGCTGTTCCTGGCGGTGAGGCGAATACTGGAGGTCACTGGCGTGAAGCGGGACATGGAGGAACTCTTGTAA
- a CDS encoding RnfABCDGE type electron transport complex subunit D, with protein sequence MIPEKFIVTPPPHIKAKGTVQRAMWDVFTALSLVTITSLYFYRLNALLLILVCMVTAALSDVIVRAALGKKHSLRDGSALLTGLFVALCFSPTTSWWLAILASFIGVGIAKELMGGLGWNRFNPALFGRVAVIVLGSVFVLINPFAGWAVRLPMVDAVSGATPMALLKQGLPIPYGALFFANPGGSLGETSALALILGGLYLYHRGHICWRIPVSTVGTVFVLTAIFGRNPLLHVLAGGLLLGAIFMATDWVTSPVTHKGKLIYGVCIGILITVFRLYMGPVEGVAFSILIMNFFVPMIDKATHRLRFGETMENANLAERARVMWG encoded by the coding sequence ATGATCCCGGAGAAGTTCATCGTAACTCCCCCTCCACACATAAAGGCGAAGGGGACCGTGCAGCGTGCCATGTGGGACGTGTTCACCGCCCTGAGTCTCGTTACGATCACCTCCCTGTACTTCTACAGGCTGAATGCGCTCCTTCTGATACTGGTGTGCATGGTCACGGCGGCACTGAGTGACGTCATCGTCAGGGCTGCCCTGGGCAAGAAACATAGCCTTAGAGACGGGAGCGCCCTGCTCACCGGCTTGTTCGTGGCGCTGTGCTTCTCACCGACAACCTCCTGGTGGCTGGCGATACTGGCCAGCTTCATCGGTGTGGGGATTGCCAAGGAACTCATGGGCGGCCTCGGGTGGAACCGCTTCAACCCGGCACTCTTCGGCAGGGTGGCGGTGATAGTGCTGGGGTCTGTGTTCGTGCTCATCAACCCCTTTGCGGGATGGGCGGTGCGGCTCCCCATGGTGGATGCCGTCAGCGGCGCCACACCCATGGCGCTGCTCAAGCAAGGGCTGCCCATTCCCTACGGCGCGCTGTTCTTCGCCAATCCCGGCGGCTCCCTGGGGGAGACATCCGCCCTGGCCCTGATCCTGGGCGGGCTGTACCTCTACCACAGGGGCCACATCTGCTGGAGGATCCCCGTTTCCACGGTGGGGACGGTGTTCGTCCTTACCGCCATATTCGGAAGGAATCCCTTGCTCCACGTGCTGGCGGGAGGTCTCCTTCTTGGCGCCATCTTCATGGCTACTGACTGGGTCACCAGTCCTGTCACGCATAAGGGCAAGCTCATCTACGGGGTTTGCATAGGCATCCTCATCACGGTGTTCCGCCTCTACATGGGCCCCGTTGAGGGTGTTGCCTTCTCCATCCTCATCATGAACTTCTTCGTGCCCATGATTGACAAGGCCACTCACAGGCTGAGGTTTGGAGAAACCATGGAGAATGCGAACTTGGCTGAACGAGCCAGGGTGATGTGGGGCTAA
- the rsxC gene encoding electron transport complex subunit RsxC, translating into MSAKTFQAGIHPPTCKEASGGKEIQEIALPEEVVIPLHQHTGAPCDPLVKVGDTVLAGQKVGDTGAFVSAPVHASVAGTVKAVEPRPYFTGTQVNSVVIAVAEEQNTADLPPGKSVEEATPDDIKKAVREAGIVGMGGAAFPTAVKLSPPADKPIESVIINGGECEPFLTCDHRNMLEMAEEMVQGARLLLKAVGASRCYFGIEGNKPDAIALISEKVAGMEGMEVVPLECKYPQGAEKQLIKAVLDREVPPGKLPMEVGALVQNVGTTIAVFQAVTQGKPLIERALTVSGPAVAEPKNVRVKIGTPVRHVLEQCGGIKGAAKVVLGGPMTGWAQSSLDVPVVKGTSGILAIPPEMVDPEGWLACVRCGKCVDHCPMFLYPNFIGTFAEAGRYAQAEDWGAMDCFECGVCAYVCPSKRPLIQFVRFAKADILARRRKQ; encoded by the coding sequence GTGAGCGCAAAGACCTTCCAGGCAGGGATCCACCCTCCTACGTGCAAGGAAGCTAGCGGCGGCAAGGAAATCCAGGAGATTGCCTTGCCGGAGGAGGTAGTGATCCCCCTTCATCAACATACCGGCGCGCCCTGTGACCCCTTGGTCAAGGTGGGTGACACTGTCCTGGCCGGCCAGAAGGTCGGTGATACCGGGGCCTTCGTGAGCGCCCCTGTTCACGCCAGTGTCGCTGGCACGGTAAAGGCCGTGGAACCGCGGCCCTACTTCACAGGGACCCAGGTGAACAGCGTGGTCATCGCTGTGGCCGAGGAACAGAACACAGCGGACCTGCCGCCGGGCAAGAGCGTTGAGGAAGCCACTCCCGACGACATCAAGAAGGCAGTCAGGGAGGCTGGCATCGTGGGCATGGGGGGCGCGGCCTTCCCGACAGCGGTCAAGCTGAGCCCGCCCGCGGACAAGCCCATTGAGTCCGTCATCATCAATGGTGGCGAGTGCGAGCCATTCCTTACGTGTGACCACAGGAACATGCTGGAGATGGCGGAGGAGATGGTGCAAGGGGCCCGCCTGCTCCTGAAGGCGGTGGGCGCCTCTCGCTGCTACTTCGGGATAGAGGGCAACAAACCCGATGCCATCGCCCTCATCAGTGAGAAGGTTGCGGGCATGGAGGGTATGGAGGTTGTCCCGCTGGAGTGCAAGTACCCGCAGGGGGCTGAGAAGCAGCTGATCAAGGCTGTTCTTGACAGGGAGGTGCCACCCGGCAAACTCCCCATGGAGGTGGGGGCCCTTGTGCAGAATGTCGGCACCACCATAGCGGTGTTCCAGGCGGTCACACAGGGCAAACCCTTAATCGAGAGAGCCTTGACGGTGAGTGGCCCTGCGGTGGCCGAACCGAAGAATGTCAGGGTGAAGATAGGAACCCCTGTCCGGCATGTCCTTGAGCAGTGCGGTGGCATTAAGGGTGCCGCCAAGGTAGTGCTGGGCGGCCCGATGACCGGATGGGCTCAATCGAGCCTTGATGTGCCGGTGGTGAAGGGTACCAGCGGGATCCTGGCCATTCCCCCGGAGATGGTAGATCCTGAGGGCTGGCTGGCTTGTGTAAGGTGCGGCAAGTGCGTTGATCACTGCCCGATGTTCCTATACCCGAACTTCATCGGTACCTTCGCTGAAGCGGGCAGGTACGCCCAGGCGGAAGACTGGGGAGCCATGGACTGCTTTGAGTGTGGAGTGTGTGCTTACGTCTGTCCTTCAAAACGGCCCCTAATACAATTCGTCAGGTTCGCCAAGGCCGATATCCTGGCCAGGCGGCGGAAGCAATAA